The genomic stretch GGTGTTCCCGGCACGTTCTCTTGAACTTGGACCTATTGGCTCGATCTCAAGCGTGAATGCTCATGAAGCTACTTCGCTCTGCGATAAATTAGAAAGGGCGCAACTAACGCCGCGCCCTTCAAATCAACTTGCCTGGTCAAACCCAGTTGTACGTCATCCAATTTGGATGATGCTGGCCGCAGTTTTGCAGCCGCGGTGGTCGACCGCCGTCTCAAGCAAGATTTTCTGACCGCTGAAACAACACCGCTCAAGCAGCAAGGCGACTGATGGATCGCTGAGAGCGCCTGCGAGAACGGCGCTTTGGTGACTGCCGTTGCATTGGCGCTGCACTCTTCCATGGGGCGCCTCCTGCCACCGCTATCTCGGCGCCAAGCACCTTCTCGATGGCTTTCAGTTCTTTCATCTCATCTGCCGTACAGAAGGCAACGGCGCTACCATCTCGACCCGCTCGAGCAGTTCGCCCGATGCGATGCACGTAGTTCTCAGCAACATTCGGGAGATCGAAATTGTAGACATGCCGCACGCCCGGAATATCGATCCCGCGTGCCGCAACATCTGTGGCAACAAGGATGGGTATTGATCCTGCACGGAAAGCGTTAAGCGCGCGATCGCGCTGACCTTGGCTTTTGTTGCCGTGGATCGATGCCGCCTCGAAACCCGCCCGGTCAAGAGATTTCGCCAAGCGATCGGCGCCATGCTTGGTGCGAGAAAACACCAGCGCACGCTCGTCTGGATGAGCACTCAGTAGCTTAACCAGCAGTTCCTGTTTTTTGTCCTTCGCCACAAAATGCAAGGCCTGGCTAACCTTGTCAGCGGCTTTGCCCGGAGGCGAGACTTCGACCCGCGCGGCATCGGAAAGGTAGTCGCGGGACAGCGTTTCCATCAACGGCGGCATGGTTGCGGAGAACATCATGGTCTGACGGTCGCGGTTCAGCATCGGCGCTATACGGCGAAGCGCATGGATAAAACCCATGTCCAGCATCTGGTCTGCCTCGTCCAATACGAGAAATCGCGTTTGGCTCAGATCGACGGCCTTGCGGTCCATCAGGTCAATCAGCCGGCCGGGCGTTGCCACTAGGATATCGGTACCGCGAGCCAGCTTATTCGCCTGAGTACCGATCGACTTGCCGCCCACCACAAGCATGATGCGCAAATCAGCCGAGAGGCCCTTTAGGTTTTCAACGATCTGGCCAGCAAGCTCTCGTGTTGGGGCAAGAACCAGCCCTCGAGCGCCTTTCGGGCGGGGCCGCTCCTGTTGTTTCGATAAGGCCACTACTAAGGGAATGCCAAAAGCAGCTGTTTTACCGGTGCCGGTCTGGGCGATGCCGAGCACATCCCGTGCCTGCAAAGCGTACGGAATGGCTTTTGCCTGGATTGGAGTAGGTTGGGTCAATCCTAGGTTCTTCAACCGGGAGACCATGCGGGCATTCAGCCCGAGTTCACAGAAGTTCATAAAGTTCCTTGCACGGACGTATGCGTCCGGTGGGGGCCAAGCAGCGCTGATCGCGTGCTGACCTGGGGGGTCACCACAGCAAAAGCGCCCGCACCTCATTGTGCCGGGCTCCTTGCCGGGTTCGCGTCCACCCTTCGTGATATGGGAAAACGATGCGTCAGGGCCGGGGCCGGGCAATAGCCCGCTTGCTCACGCGGCAAAGCAATGACGTCGTACTCATGTGGAGGGGATGAGAGCCATTGTCAATGAGAGGGTGGCAAACATCGCACTCATGTCGTGGCAGCTGTTCGGATCAGGACCTTTCGCACCTGGCGGCCAAGCGGACATAGGCTCGGCAACGGTTCGCGATCCAAAAAAGGGCGCGGCCAGATGTATGTGCTGTGGCGCCAAGCGGTGATGGGTTCGCGATGTCGACGGGGAATGGCCAGTTTCTTGCCCGTGCAAACCATGACCAAGCGCCAGCGTTACCTGCCTGGGACAATCATCTGCGCGCCATCGGCTCTAGCCACCAAACGTCTGAGCTAGAGACCAATCGATCGCCTCGACGATCTTCTCAGCCTCGCCCTTGGACAAGCACAAGGGCGGGGCGAGACCAATGATGTCGCCTTCAGGCATGGCCCGGGCGATCACGCCTTGGTCCAACATTTTTGCGACCACCGACGGGCCAACCTTTTGGGCCGGATCGAAGAAGGCCCGCGAGCTGCGGTCCTCGACGAGCTCGACGGCACAGAGCAGGCCTTCTCCTCGCACTTCACCGACATGGGCGTGATTGCCGATGGCGTCCGTCAGGGCTTGTTTGAGATAAGATCCGGTGTTGGCCGCGTTTGCGGGAAGGTTCAAATCGTCAACCAGTTTCAAGTTGGCGATACCAGCCGCCGCCCCAATGGGGTGGGCTGAGTAGGTCCAGCCATGGCCGATCGGGCCATTCTCGTCGGTACCCTGCTCAAGCACCGCCCATACGCGGTCGGAAATGATAGAGCCCGATAGGGGCGCGTAGGCAGACGTAAGCCCTTTCGCGATGGTGATGAAGTCCGGCTTCATGCCGCAGTGCGGCGACCCGAACATGGACCCCAAACGGCCAAAGCCAGTCACCACTTCATCGGCGATCAAGAGGATGTCATGCTTGTCTAGGATGGGTTGAATGGCATCCCAATAGCCCGGTGGTGGCGGCACCAAGCCTCCGGTACCGAGCGCTGGCTCGCCTATGAAGGCAGCAATCGTGTCCGCGTCCTCACGATCGATGAGCGCCTCCAGTTGGGCGGCGCAGTCGGCGACAAAAGCGGCCTCATCCATGCCAGTACAGGGACGCCGGTAGAAGTAAGGCGCTTGGGTGTGAATGACATTCTCAAGCGGCAGATCGAACTTCGCATGGAACAGCTTCAGGCCGGTCAGTGATCCCGTCATCAGACCCGACCCATGATAGCCGCGCCAGCGCGAGATGATCTTCTTCTTCTGCGGCCGCCCAAGAATATTGTTGTAGTACCAAACGAGCTTGATGTTGGTCTCGTTGGCATCCGAGCCGCTCAACCCAAAATAGACCTTCGACATGTGATCGGGCGCACGGTCGAGCACCATCTTGGCCAGCGTAATCGACGCCTCGGTCCCGTGCCCCGCATAGGCATGATAATAAGCCAATTCTCGGGCTTGATCGGCGATCGCCTCCGCGATCTCTTGGCGACCATAACCAACATTGACGCAGTACAAGCCGGCAAACGCGTCAAGCAGACGGTTGCCATCACGATCGTGGATGTAAACTCCCTCACCACCGGACATAATCCGGCTTGAGCTATCGCCGCGCGCATGTTGAGCGAGGTGGGTCGAGGGATGCATGAAATTGTCTCGATCCCATCGATCGAGAACGTCGTTGGGGAAGGTCTCAAGGCTCATCAATGCGCTCCTAAGAATGAAGACGGCCAGCGAAAGCAGGACACTTTGGGTTCGCTCATGGCGGCAACAGCGGCGGCAACACCTTCGCGCCCGATCCCTGAGGATCCTGTGCCGCCAAATGGCATGGCGTCGAGCCGATAGTCAGTGCTGTCGTTGACGATAACCGCACCCACGTCCAAGCCGCGAACGGCCTGGTGCGCATGGTCAAGCCGCTGGGTAAAAATCGCCGCTTGAAGGCCGAAAGGGGTCGCGTTGGCCTGGGCGATGGCATCATCGATGCTGTCCGCGACAAGCAGCGCGGTGATCGGGCCGAACACCTCATCGCGCAGGATTGGATCGTTGGGGTGCACGTTATCGAGAAACGTGGGCGCGCAGACGACACCTTCACGATGGCCGCCGGCAAGTAAAGTGGCCCCAGCTGCAACCGCGCTCTTTCCCATCGATTCCACGCGTATGGCCGCGTCTTCATCTATCATGCAGCCCATTTGCGTCTTCGGGTCTTTCTTCGACCCGGTCACAACGGCCTTGATCGCATCAGCCAGGCGATCGCGAAAGACTGGGTAGATGCCGTGGTGAACAATGATCCTCTGGACGTGCAAGCAGTTTTGACCCGCAGCGGCAATCGCGCCTGACAGGCAGGCCTCGATCGCCAGATCGAGGTCCGCATCATCCATCACGATCGTCGCGCAGTTGGACCCCAGTTCCATCACCAGCCGGGTGAGGCCTGCAGCCTGGGCGATCTTGCGGCCCGTCTCAAGGCCGCCGGTGAACGACACAAGGCGCACGCGATCATCGGCGAGTAAGGGCGGGACCAGGTCCGCGCCGTAGCCCGTCAGCACCTCAATGGCGCCCTCCGGCAGGTGCTGGCAAAGCGCTTCAGGCAACCAAAGGGCGGACAACGGCGTGGCTTCATGGGGCTTTAGGATGATGGGGCATCCTGCAGCGACCGCGGGACCAAGCTTGTGCGCCACAAGGTTTAGCGGGTCGTTGAAGGGCGTGATGCTGAGCACGACACCAACCGGCGTAGGCTCTGCCCATCCGGACCGGCCAGTGCCTGTCGGGTATTGGTCAAAGCGGATTATTTCGCCCTGCAGGCTTCGAGCAGCTTCAGCCGACAGCCGCAGCGTTTCGGCTGCGCGCTTCACCTCGCTGCGCGCTTCGGTGACCGTTTTGACGCCCTCGCTCGCGATGAGCGTCACGACAGTTTCTGCCTCTGTCTCGAGCTTCAAAGCGGTAGCGTGAAGCGCCGCCATGCGGGCATGCGTCGGAAGCGTTGCCATCCTGTCTCGAACTGCGCTTGAGCGGTCGAGCGCCGCAACGGCATCGCCGGCCTCAAGGGCTGGCACGGAACCAACCACGTCTCCGCTCTCGGGATCGGTCACGTCCATCAATGCAGCGAGTGATGCGGCAGACATTGATCGCCCGTTTTGCCATCTGGAAAAACCAACGATACAAAGGCTGTACGCCGATGGGCTTCAAATCAGTCTTATTGGCGCAGATTTTCTGCAAAAATGATACATGAGCGCTGAATTCATGCTTGAGCTTGACGATTTCGACCGCCGACTGCTGCGCATGATGCAACAAGACAACCGATTGACCGGGGACGCACTTGCCGAAGCCACTGGGTTGTCGCCAACGGCCTGCCAGAGGCGATTGAAAAAACTACGCGCCGCAGGCGTTATCGAGAGCGACGTTTCCATCGTCTCACCAAGGGCCGTCGGGCGGCCCCTTACTTTGGTCGTCACGCTCACGTTAGAGCGCGAGCGGGTCGATATCGTCGATGCTTTCAAACGCCTCGTGCGGGAAACGCCAGAAATTATGTCGGGCTACTATCTGACCGGAGAGGCGGATTTTTTGATGATCGTAACAGCGCGCGACATGGAAGATTTTGAGGCGTTTAGCCGCCGCGTGTTTTATGGAAGCCCACACATCAAGGGCTTCAAGACAATGGTCGTCATGGACCGCGTGAAAGCGTCTTACTCGGTACCGGTTTAGACAGCGATCACGTGACCTTCATCGGGAAACAGCGCCCGGACATGGCAGGCGATGGCCGTGTCTTGCGCGCCGGTGCCGGTCAGATCGCAGATGGTGATTGCCTCATCACTTGAACGGCCGGTTGTCGCACCAGACGCAAGCGCGCCCAGTTCCAGCGGTTCGCCACCCTTCCAATCACCCGAGGCAAGCGCCGCGCGTAACTCGCCAAGTGCCGCGCATTGGGCTGGCGCATCGCAGACATAGGCGTCGACGGCCGCCAACACAGGTGGCGCGATCTCATTCTTGCCCGCCTGATCGGATCCCATGGCCGTGATATGAAGGCCCGGATGGAGCATCTCCGCGGTGAGCAACGGTTCGCGTGATGGGGTTGTCGTCACGACGAGCTGAGACGCGCTCACGACATCCTCCACCGACGCTGCTGCCGAGAACGGCGCCCCTAAAGCTTCGCTCAAGTCGTCTGCGCACGCTTTCGCTTTACTGGCATCACGGCCCCAGACGAGACCACTCTTGAAGGGGCGCACCAGATGCGCCGCCTGCATCTGCAAACGCGCTTGGACCCCGGTCCCGAGCACGCCGGCCGTCTCGACCGATGACGGCGCGAGGTGGCGGGCTGCCACAGCGCCCGCGGCGGCGGTGCGCAGGTCGGTTAGATAGCCATTGTCGAGATAGACTGCTTCAACGAGGCCCGTCCGCGCTGCAAACAGCACCATCAGGCCATTGAGGCTGGGCAAGCC from Pseudomonadota bacterium encodes the following:
- a CDS encoding DEAD/DEAH box helicase, yielding MNFCELGLNARMVSRLKNLGLTQPTPIQAKAIPYALQARDVLGIAQTGTGKTAAFGIPLVVALSKQQERPRPKGARGLVLAPTRELAGQIVENLKGLSADLRIMLVVGGKSIGTQANKLARGTDILVATPGRLIDLMDRKAVDLSQTRFLVLDEADQMLDMGFIHALRRIAPMLNRDRQTMMFSATMPPLMETLSRDYLSDAARVEVSPPGKAADKVSQALHFVAKDKKQELLVKLLSAHPDERALVFSRTKHGADRLAKSLDRAGFEAASIHGNKSQGQRDRALNAFRAGSIPILVATDVAARGIDIPGVRHVYNFDLPNVAENYVHRIGRTARAGRDGSAVAFCTADEMKELKAIEKVLGAEIAVAGGAPWKSAAPMQRQSPKRRSRRRSQRSISRLAA
- a CDS encoding aminotransferase class III-fold pyridoxal phosphate-dependent enzyme translates to MSLETFPNDVLDRWDRDNFMHPSTHLAQHARGDSSSRIMSGGEGVYIHDRDGNRLLDAFAGLYCVNVGYGRQEIAEAIADQARELAYYHAYAGHGTEASITLAKMVLDRAPDHMSKVYFGLSGSDANETNIKLVWYYNNILGRPQKKKIISRWRGYHGSGLMTGSLTGLKLFHAKFDLPLENVIHTQAPYFYRRPCTGMDEAAFVADCAAQLEALIDREDADTIAAFIGEPALGTGGLVPPPPGYWDAIQPILDKHDILLIADEVVTGFGRLGSMFGSPHCGMKPDFITIAKGLTSAYAPLSGSIISDRVWAVLEQGTDENGPIGHGWTYSAHPIGAAAGIANLKLVDDLNLPANAANTGSYLKQALTDAIGNHAHVGEVRGEGLLCAVELVEDRSSRAFFDPAQKVGPSVVAKMLDQGVIARAMPEGDIIGLAPPLCLSKGEAEKIVEAIDWSLAQTFGG
- a CDS encoding aldehyde dehydrogenase family protein, with the translated sequence MSAASLAALMDVTDPESGDVVGSVPALEAGDAVAALDRSSAVRDRMATLPTHARMAALHATALKLETEAETVVTLIASEGVKTVTEARSEVKRAAETLRLSAEAARSLQGEIIRFDQYPTGTGRSGWAEPTPVGVVLSITPFNDPLNLVAHKLGPAVAAGCPIILKPHEATPLSALWLPEALCQHLPEGAIEVLTGYGADLVPPLLADDRVRLVSFTGGLETGRKIAQAAGLTRLVMELGSNCATIVMDDADLDLAIEACLSGAIAAAGQNCLHVQRIIVHHGIYPVFRDRLADAIKAVVTGSKKDPKTQMGCMIDEDAAIRVESMGKSAVAAGATLLAGGHREGVVCAPTFLDNVHPNDPILRDEVFGPITALLVADSIDDAIAQANATPFGLQAAIFTQRLDHAHQAVRGLDVGAVIVNDSTDYRLDAMPFGGTGSSGIGREGVAAAVAAMSEPKVSCFRWPSSFLGAH
- a CDS encoding Lrp/AsnC family transcriptional regulator, whose amino-acid sequence is MLELDDFDRRLLRMMQQDNRLTGDALAEATGLSPTACQRRLKKLRAAGVIESDVSIVSPRAVGRPLTLVVTLTLERERVDIVDAFKRLVRETPEIMSGYYLTGEADFLMIVTARDMEDFEAFSRRVFYGSPHIKGFKTMVVMDRVKASYSVPV
- a CDS encoding cyclodeaminase → MPRDIQIVTEQQLREVIGLDAVLVDVVERTFVALSGGKVIMPPVLSMDLAQIHGEVDVKTAYIPGFEGFAIKVSPGFFNNPQLGLPSLNGLMVLFAARTGLVEAVYLDNGYLTDLRTAAAGAVAARHLAPSSVETAGVLGTGVQARLQMQAAHLVRPFKSGLVWGRDASKAKACADDLSEALGAPFSAAASVEDVVSASQLVVTTTPSREPLLTAEMLHPGLHITAMGSDQAGKNEIAPPVLAAVDAYVCDAPAQCAALGELRAALASGDWKGGEPLELGALASGATTGRSSDEAITICDLTGTGAQDTAIACHVRALFPDEGHVIAV